A single window of Pseudomonas benzenivorans DNA harbors:
- the nqrF gene encoding NADH:ubiquinone reductase (Na(+)-transporting) subunit F, which yields MINFEIFLAIGMFTAIVLALVLIILAARAKLVSSGDVSIEINGEKTITVPAGGKLLQTLAENNIFLSSACGGGGTCAQCKCIVETGGGEMLSTEESHFTKREAREGWRLSCQTPVKQDMKIEVPEEVFGVKKWECTVASNPNVATFIKELTLKLPEGENVDFRAGGYVQLECPPHTVHYKDFDIQEEYRGDWDKFNQWKYVSKVEETVIRAYSMANYPEEVGLVKFNIRIASPPPGKDHLPPGQMSSWVFSLKPGDKVTVYGPFGEFFAKETDAEMVFIGGGAGMAPMRSHIFDQLKRLKSTRKISFWYGARSMREAFYNEEYDQLQAENPNFQWHLALSDPQPEDNWTGLKGFIHNVLYENYLKDHPAPEDCEFYMCGPPMMNAAVIKMLVDLGVEQENILLDDFGG from the coding sequence ATGATCAATTTCGAGATATTCCTGGCGATCGGCATGTTCACCGCCATTGTGTTGGCGCTGGTGCTGATCATTCTCGCGGCGCGCGCCAAGCTGGTCTCCAGCGGTGACGTCAGCATCGAGATCAACGGCGAGAAAACCATCACCGTGCCGGCCGGCGGCAAGCTGCTGCAGACCTTGGCCGAAAACAACATCTTCCTGTCCTCGGCCTGCGGCGGCGGCGGCACCTGTGCCCAGTGCAAGTGCATCGTCGAAACCGGTGGCGGCGAGATGCTGTCCACCGAAGAGTCGCACTTCACCAAGCGCGAGGCCCGCGAGGGCTGGCGCCTGTCCTGCCAGACCCCGGTCAAGCAGGACATGAAGATCGAAGTGCCGGAAGAAGTCTTCGGCGTGAAGAAGTGGGAATGCACGGTGGCGTCCAACCCCAACGTCGCGACCTTCATCAAGGAGCTGACCCTCAAGCTGCCCGAGGGCGAGAACGTCGACTTCCGCGCCGGCGGCTACGTGCAGCTCGAGTGCCCGCCGCACACCGTCCACTACAAGGACTTCGACATCCAGGAGGAGTACCGCGGCGACTGGGACAAGTTCAACCAGTGGAAGTACGTGTCCAAGGTCGAGGAGACCGTGATCCGTGCCTACTCCATGGCCAACTACCCGGAAGAAGTCGGTCTGGTGAAGTTCAACATCCGTATCGCTTCGCCGCCACCGGGCAAGGATCACCTGCCGCCAGGCCAGATGTCCTCCTGGGTGTTCAGCCTCAAGCCGGGTGACAAGGTCACGGTGTACGGACCCTTCGGCGAGTTTTTCGCCAAGGAAACCGATGCCGAGATGGTCTTCATCGGTGGTGGTGCCGGCATGGCGCCGATGCGCTCGCACATCTTCGACCAGCTCAAGCGCCTGAAGTCCACGCGCAAGATCAGCTTCTGGTACGGCGCGCGCTCCATGCGCGAGGCCTTCTACAACGAAGAGTACGATCAACTGCAGGCCGAGAACCCGAACTTCCAGTGGCATCTGGCCTTGTCCGACCCGCAGCCGGAAGACAACTGGACCGGCCTCAAGGGCTTCATCCACAACGTGCTGTACGAGAACTACCTCAAGGACCATCCGGCCCCCGAGGATTGCGAGTTCTACATGTGCGGCCCACCCATGATGAACGCCGCGGTGATCAAGATGCTGGTCGACCTGGGTGTGGAGCAGGAAAACATTCTGCTCGACGACTTCGGCGGCTAA